The Triticum urartu cultivar G1812 unplaced genomic scaffold, Tu2.1 TuUngrouped_contig_10195, whole genome shotgun sequence nucleotide sequence CTCCCCCCGTTCCCGCCCGACCTAGCCGCTTCGGTGGAGCACCGGCTCCCCCACCCTTTCCTCGCTCCCctcggcgaggaggaggaggaggcggcgcccATGGAAGAGATGGCATTCAGGGTGATCTGTTTGGCACTAGGCAAAACTAAGCTGGCGGCCTTCGCCTTCTCTTCGAGCACGGGACAATGGCGAGATGCTGCATCCAAGGATTTGAGTGATTTGGGCCTTGCCATGCGTGACTCGGACATGATTTCATGGATGAACCCTTTTTATCTCAGGCGCCATTATGCTTATGGCTGCTTCTACTGGGACTTTCTCGTGGTCAAGCGGAACCTGTTGGTCGTGCTTGACATCAGGAGGATGGAGTTCTCCATTGCAGAACTCCCACCCGGAGAATGGTATAGGGAAGGTGTAGCCATCGTTGAGGCAGGGGAAGGCAGGCTTGGGATGTTTGGTCTCTGTGGTGAAAAAGAAATTGCATCTGATCTCAGTTATGGCACCATTGTGCGAAACAGAGGTGATAGTCCCAACCAGTGGCTGATGGAGAAGACAATCTCACTAGATTCTGGGTACCATTATTTTATCAAAGCTGTAACAGAGGGGTGTTTGCTATTGATGATAGCAGAATCCCTGCCAGGTTCACCTATAGAGAAGCCACTCCTTGAGTATTTCACAATGGACATCGAGACATTGCAGCTTCAGAGGGTTTGTGCGAAACGATTCAAGCTTAGGCTGCCCACGTCAAGCATATATGCCTACTTTTTTCAAACCGGGATATATACCAACTTTCCACCATCATTGTTACCTGCACGGACAGTATGAAGTGGTAAAATTTCTATTGCATCATTGTTATCTCCTCCCTTTGTAATTATCGCACAGCTTATCTAATTCTAGATTGTTCATTATTGCAATCGATTATTCTTGTTTACATGATTTATTAGTATATGTTTTCCTGTGTGTGTGGGGAAAGCTAAGCATGTTTGAGAGCATATTTGTGTTCTGTTATTTTGTTTGTTCCAACTGGCATTTTAAGTGAACGAGGTTGGTAAGGAAAAAATATTTTGGACACTATGAGTAGCTTATGCACGAGTCCTGATGGAACCATGAAAAACACTACATCACAATAATATTTCCAATTTAACATAGAAGTAATACACATTTAGATCCAgtttatcttatattgtttcaCCTCAAGAAAATTCATGAAAGTCAAGGACTAATTTTGTATACTATTATTTTGATAGATATAAGTAGGGAGAAAAGTTTTCTTTTAATCATCTTCAGATGTATAATTTCGTGTCACAATGTTATTTAGAAATAAATCTGCACAATTTGGTATGGTCAGAAACAAGATTCTGAATCACTGCTCTAAATAGTAAGAGTAGCT carries:
- the LOC125526470 gene encoding uncharacterized protein LOC125526470 — protein: MEEMAFRVICLALGKTKLAAFAFSSSTGQWRDAASKDLSDLGLAMRDSDMISWMNPFYLRRHYAYGCFYWDFLVVKRNLLVVLDIRRMEFSIAELPPGEWYREGVAIVEAGEGRLGMFGLCGEKEIASDLSYGTIVRNRGDSPNQWLMEKTISLDSGYHYFIKAVTEGCLLLMIAESLPGSPIEKPLLEYFTMDIETLQLQRVCAKRFKLRLPTSSIYAYFFQTGIYTNFPPSLLPARTV